A part of Eremothecium sinecaudum strain ATCC 58844 chromosome VII, complete sequence genomic DNA contains:
- a CDS encoding HGL011Cp (Syntenic homolog of Ashbya gossypii AGL011C; Syntenic homolog of Ashbya gossypii NOHBY701; No homolog in Saccharomyces cerevisiae; Syntenic homolog of Kluyveromyces lactis KLLA0F27203g): MVSPVFVSRRPESLNYRNLIRGVKIAVYGCIKSIQTLEGKQRWVALKLGAYSIVLYAILNFLQTWIRELSVLCDLGMVIVGVVECAMQSELDYMFWASLHAETSNEHINPENIAKSRRNGRDRLQAPVALMQGILRKAALMILISPLPTKWAVILLYCWSFSQLQYRFGSEFAAVISTAMCLYSLKTSFFWSINLVNHVWTLELCIRMILSPYFKDAKFNRGEQELWITSRSGVLYGFGLVIYVFIMKYPWLSGLLFYISHSSAAVLISAITEPQPANLPLNGKEMSRWVSRQLLWGL, encoded by the coding sequence ATGGTGTCCCCGGTCTTTGTATCAAGAAGACCTGAAAGTTTGAATTATAGGAATTTGATAAGGGGTGTAAAAATTGCTGTATACGGCTGTATCAAGTCAATTCAAACATTGGAAGGAAAGCAAAGATGGGTTGCTTTGAAACTAGGTGCTTATTCAATTGTACTATATGCGATTTTGAACTTTCTGCAAACGTGGATACGAGAATTGAGTGTCTTGTGCGATCTTGGAATGGTAATAGTTGGCGTGGTGGAATGCGCTATGCAATCGGAACTTGATTACATGTTCTGGGCTTCTTTACACGCAGAGACCTCAAATGAACACATAAACCCTGAAAATATAGCTAAGTCGCGTCGTAATGGAAGGGATAGGCTGCAAGCACCAGTTGCACTAATGCAGGGAATTTTGCGGAAGGCGGCTTTAatgattttgatttcaCCGCTGCCGACGAAATGGGCCGTAATACTCCTTTATTGTTGGTCATTTAGCCAGCTGCAATACCGATTTGGTTCCGAATTCGCAGCTGTAATATCGACAGCTATGTGCTTGTACAGCTTAAAGACTTCCTTTTTCTGGTCTATTAACCTTGTTAACCACGTATGGACATTGGAGTTATGCATTCGTATGATACTATCTCCATACTTTAAGGACGCCAAATTTAATCGCGGGGAACAGGAACTCTGGATCACATCAAGGTCCGGGGTCCTCTATGGGTTTGGGCTTGTCATATACGTTTTTATCATGAAATACCCGTGGCTCAGTGGTCTTCTATTTTACATTTCACACTCATCGGCTGCAGTTTTGATTAGCGCCATTACGGAGCCACAGCCTGCAAATCTTCCTTTGAACGGGAAAGAGATGTCAAGGTGGGTTTCTCGCCAATTGCTCTGGGGACTTTAG
- the CHL1 gene encoding DNA helicase (Syntenic homolog of Ashbya gossypii AGL010W; Syntenic homolog of Saccharomyces cerevisiae YPL008W (CHL1)), with protein sequence MNDFHHPFKPYEIQLQLMQKIYDLLAENKKLGIFESPTGTGKTLSLICSAVTWLREHKSLFVDTETKHHGDDTDPTDDNDDDDPEWVKESYEKSMLMAKSVPFKQYEDYLDSLPRLHSSHVADVPVRAKRRRIEVQVEKDQKDEEFLPNEYDSDGDSILDCKNDTRNKLNVEIATLLKKLDQKDHEDLPMRFRNPIKIYFASRTHSQLSQFISELRLPTFPPSFNDMKYERVKVLPFASRKQMCINEKVSRVRSDLINDACIDSISKSECIYYSNSREETSSRKVRDYTFNEIHDIEELVKIGKEFQTCPYYSSRESVHVAEIVTLPYQHLLLKNARTTLGIDLKDSIIIIDEAHNLIDTINSIYSASISLLELKQCRCALQAYLRRFRARLNSVNRVNILKLVKMINVLIDFIETNYKQGKQLESPQEIFQGSNADIINIYRLERYMKVSKIAFKIDSYIQNMAVEPTDTASSKDEVNAYNEGFNSKLGQPILFKVAAFLNVLANPSKEGQFFFEKGQVLKYMLLEPSEIFKDLIKEAKSVLLVGGTMEPVSDIIETLVPYLPESDIVKFCCDHVIPDENLSAYIVGDTFQFTYDKRQDKQLVLDLFDFLYKLSCKAPAGMVVFFSSYSHLEFVLSTWKNLKLFEKLNRVKKIFHESSSGADVLQNYADTILNEKLGAVLCAVVNGKLSEGINFKDDLARSVVMVGLPFPNLFSGELIVKQRHLAAKIIGKGGSSKEASIATREFYENICMRAVNQSVGRAIRHAGDYATIYFIDNRYQSPSIKAKLSQWVRKRIQPKLPTSIILVETERFFKRRQL encoded by the coding sequence ATGAATGACTTTCACCATCCTTTCAAGCCTTATGAGATCCAGTTGCAGTTGATGCAGAAGATATATGATCTTCTAGCAGAAAATAAAAAGCTAGGTATTTTTGAAAGTCCGACGGGAACTGGAAAGACGTTATCACTAATATGTTCAGCTGTTACGTGGCTTCGTGAACATAAAAGTCTCTTTGTAGATACTGAAACGAAGCATCATGGAGATGATACAGACCCCACGgatgataatgatgatgatgatcCGGAGTGGGTGAAAGAATCATATGAGAAGTCAATGCTAATGGCCAAGTCGGTGCCATTTAAACAATATGAGGACTACCTGGATAGCTTGCCACGCCTTCACTCTAGTCACGTGGCGGATGTACCAGTCAGAGCTAAAAGGCGTCGAATAGAGGTTCAGGTGGAGAAAGATCAGAAAGATGAGGAATTTTTACCTAATGAGTACGATTCGGATGGGGATAGTATTTTGGATTGTAAAAATGATACTAGGAATAAATTAAATGTAGAGATCGCAACACTGCTAAAGAAGTTAGATCAGAAAGATCATGAAGATTTACCCATGAGGTTTAGAAATCCTATCAAGATTTATTTTGCATCTCGTACCCATTCACAATTGAGTCAGTTTATATCAGAATTACGTCTGCCAACTTTTCCTCCGTCTTTCAATGATATGAAGTATGAGAGGGTGAAAGTTCTGCCGTTTGCTTCTCGTAAGCAGATGTGTATTAATGAGAAGGTGTCACGGGTAAGGTCTGATCTGATAAATGACGCTTGCATAGATTCAATCAGCAAATCAGAATGCATTTATTACAGTAATTCACGGGAAGAAACAAGCTCGCGCAAAGTTCGTGACTATACTTTTAATGAAATACatgatattgaagaattaGTCAAAATAGGAAAAGAATTCCAAACATGTCCATACTATTCTTCAAGGGAATCGGTTCATGTAGCTGAAATTGTTACATTGCCCTACCAACATCTTCTTTTAAAGAACGCCAGGACAACTCTGGGAATAGACTTGAAAGACAGCATCATTATTATTGACGAAGCGCATAACCTGATAGACACAATTAACTCCATATACAGTGCATCAATATCACTATTGGAGTTAAAGCAGTGTCGCTGCGCGCTACAAGCATATTTACGTAGATTTAGGGCGCGTTTGAACAGTGTTAACAGGGTAAATATCCTGAAATTGGTTAAGATGATAAACGTTTTGATTGACTTTATTGAAACTAACTATAAACAGGGCAAACAGCTAGAAAGTCCGCAAGAGATCTTCCAAGGCTCTAATGCAGATATAATAAACATATACAGGCTTGAAAGATATATGAAAGTTTCCAAGATTGCGTTTAAGATTGATAGTTATATTCAAAACATGGCTGTTGAACCAACTGATACGGCCTCTTCTAAAGATGAGGTTAATGCATATAACGAAGGATTCAACTCGAAGCTTGGACAGCCTATCCTATTTAAAGTTGCAGCTTTTCTGAACGTCCTTGCAAATCCCTCTAAAGAGGGGCAGtttttttttgaaaaggGTCAGGTATTGAAATACATGTTACTAGAGCCAAGTGAAATATTCAAAGATTTAATTAAGGAAGCAAAATCAGTATTACTGGTAGGTGGTACAATGGAACCAGTCTCAGATATAATTGAAACATTGGTTCCTTACCTTCCTGAGTCTGATATTGTCAAGTTCTGTTGTGACCACGTTATTCCAGACGAGAATCTCAGCGCATATATTGTCGGGGACACTTTCCAATTTACATACGACAAACGTCAGGATAAACAACTTGTATTAGATCTGTTTGATTTTCTCTATAAGCTCTCGTGTAAGGCCCCTGCTGGAATGGTTGTCTTTTTCTCAAGCTATAGTCACTTAGAATTTGTTCTTAGTACGTGGAAGAATTTGAAATTGTTTGAAAAATTGAACAGAGTTAAGAAAATATTCCATGAATCATCATCTGGGGCTGATGTACTGCAGAATTATGCAGATACTATATTGAATGAAAAGCTTGGTGCTGTTTTGTGTGCTGTGGTGAATGGAAAGTTGTCTGAGGGTATCAATTTTAAGGATGATTTAGCGAGATCTGTGGTGATGGTAGGCTTGCCTTTTCCTAATCTTTTCAGTGGTGAACTTATTGTTAAGCAGCGCCATTTAGCTGCTAAGATAATTGGCAAAGGTGGCTCAAGCAAAGAGGCTTCAATTGCAACCCGTGAATTTTACGAAAATATTTGTATGAGAGCGGTTAACCAAAGTGTGGGTCGGGCTATTAGACATGCAGGAGATTACGCTACCATCTATTTTATTGACAATAGGTATCAATCGCCTTCTATTAAAGCTAAGCTCTCTCAATGGGTTCGGAAACGTATACAGCCAAAACTACCCACTAGTATAATATTAGTGGAAACTGAAagattttttaaaagaaGACAGTTATAA
- the CIP1 gene encoding Cip1p (Syntenic homolog of Ashbya gossypii AGL012C; Syntenic homolog of Saccharomyces cerevisiae YPL014W) produces MLSKFDYQFQSQELGVQRSRPRLMVDTSMVESSLAAPVVITRGAYANDFNGLGTDVDPESQENSYYEMVETPRTPTSLPASEYTSSIYKLSAGSTISLASSVSEVSYTGNMVDMQPEFTPQFLTLMLDTYYLAGSDATLTPFDFHNPPSGILNKVAKIAIERSEIEGMDLGCERNNWLLTSIRRRIRQELRKEFKEREITSSPLVPKFELDIKNDAPLQYNQSGHFTWDIDYQVRHAPHFDIDDTLSGSPPSLRCDSPYFGIQNDSSANFLNEASLTRNDSTQITSPEGLIV; encoded by the coding sequence ATGTTAAGTAAATTTGATTACCAGTTTCAAAGCCAGGAGCTGGGTGTTCAAAGATCACGACCAAGACTCATGGTTGATACATCTATGGTGGAATCTTCATTGGCTGCGCCAGTTGTTATAACTCGAGGAGCATATGCAAATGATTTTAATGGTTTAGGAACAGACGTAGACCCCGAGTCGCAGGAAAACAGTTATTATGAAATGGTAGAAACTCCGAGAACACCAACCTCACTGCCGGCTAGCGAATACACATCTTCAATATACAAGCTCTCGGCTGGAAGCACGATATCACTTGCTAGTTCAGTGTCAGAAGTATCTTACACAGGTAATATGGTGGATATGCAGCCTGAATTTACTCCTCAGTTTCTGACGTTGATGCTTGATACATATTATTTGGCCGGTTCCGATGCTACTCTTACACCATTTGACTTCCACAACCCTCCGTCAGGAATTTTAAATAAAGTTGCAAAGATCGCTATAGAAAGATCTGAAATCGAAGGCATGGATTTAGGGTGTGAACGCAACAATTGGCTTCTAACTAGTATTAGGCGACGCATCAGACAGGAATTAAGGAAAGAATTCAAAGAGCGGGAAATTACATCTTCACCTCTAGTTCCCAAGTTTGAGTTGGATATAAAAAACGATGCTCCATTACAATACAACCAAAGCGGACACTTTACTTGGGATATTGATTATCAGGTAAGGCATGCGCCGCACTTTGACATCGATGATACACTATCTGGTTCACCACCATCATTAAGGTGCGATTCTCCATATTTTGGAATACAGAACGATTCAAGTGCTAACTTTCTTAACGAGGCCTCCTTGACTCGCAATGATTCGACGCAAATTACGTCACCAGAAGGGCTTATAGTCTAA
- the TFC8 gene encoding transcription factor TFIIIC subunit TFC8 (Syntenic homolog of Ashbya gossypii AGL009C; Syntenic homolog of Saccharomyces cerevisiae YPL007C (TFC8)) — translation MKTLKDLIIPRKELQHWSDNLAWSNDGCFYFTTVPVMTICEPLYEKQVNNQAKKLFHIKEYPLKIDNKFEFSLPDVNCLVNSQPESNIVLCMPSPNSNLLAVLTNNGNLILFEGERLIGIPDEPERGFSERSYRSVCWSPDGKYVAVGNESSEVVIFSIVRNGVAIDIQFLRRIRLCNSIGWVLGITWKDRYIACYTNENIVYGFTGIDFSVQKLLSGSSHQITDMKIVANNVLIVRMGTFYKIDLESGKSSSINLGFGTFYIVPLPDLQSVILVSNKKSCSVSLNEPLGVHTDDILSPIIEGKLKKWNDVFNEFNKYETTFDIYGLAISPDGYSLAILYEIERVSFKYRILSELQYRLMLLPLSENWMLTSNCTGLARYQSYHIYNRTLPRNFNDCDRFVADFRLDFRSFLLKLNRCDKANALRFKNFIEDSPSSEWFMSNLFEYAIANLSKFDNPIDKACVVSLGNILNKEIPLSSEIIEFSGEFITEKFDFKKNKDPLSIESEDGNVWARCFVSFLPLITTKVKVCTVSDKRMIDINRDILNDYGWFTRTLLEVFNSESLYTGTKLIAI, via the coding sequence ATGAAAACTCTGAAAGATCTCATTATACCCAGGAAAGAATTGCAGCATTGGTCTGATAATTTAGCTTGGAGTAATGATGGTTGTTTTTACTTCACTACTGTGCCAGTTATGACAATATGTGAACCGCTTTATGAAAAGCAGGTGAATAACCAAGCGAAAAAGTTGTTTCATATTAAAGAATACCCTCTAAAAATTGATAACAAATTTGAATTCAGTTTACCGGATGTAAATTGTCTCGTTAACTCACAGCCTGAATCAAATATTGTTTTGTGTATGCCTTCACCGAATAGTAACCTTCTTGCAGTTTTAACCAATAATGGAAATTTAATACTGTTTGAAGGAGAACGACTAATTGGAATTCCTGACGAACCGGAAAGAGGTTTTTCAGAACGTTCGTACAGGTCTGTATGCTGGAGCCCGGATGGTAAATATGTTGCTGTTGGCAACGAAAGCTCTGAAGTGGTGATATTTTCAATTGTTAGAAATGGAGTTGCAATTGATATTCAATTTCTACGACGGATAAGACTTTGTAACTCAATTGGGTGGGTTCTTGGAATTACTTGGAAAGATCGGTATATTGCGTGCTATACTAATGAAAATATTGTTTATGGTTTCACGGGAATTGATTTCTCTGTCCAGAAGCTGCTATCAGGATCCTCACATCAGATAACGGACATGAAGATAGTAGCAAATAACGTTTTGATAGTACGAATGGGAACTTTTTACAAAATTGACCTGGAAAGTGGTAAAAGCAGCTCAATAAATCTTGGTTTTGGTACCTTTTATATTGTGCCTCTCCCTGACCTCCAGTCAGTGATTTTAGTATCTAATAAAAAGAGTTGCAGCGTTTCATTGAATGAACCGTTGGGAGTGCATACAGATGACATATTATCACCAATTATTGAGGGTAAATTAAAAAAATGGAACGATGTTTTTAATGAGTTTAATAAATATGAGACTACATTCGACATCTATGGATTGGCAATTTCTCCAGATGGATATTCTTTGGCGATTCTATATGAAATTGAACGTGTCAGCTTTAAATATAGGATCTTATCCGAGCTACAGTACCGATTGATGTTATTACCCCTCTCTGAAAACTGGATGTTAACGTCTAATTGTACTGGCCTAGCAAGATATCAAAGCTACCATATTTACAATAGAACTTTGCCGAGAAATTTCAATGATTGTGATAGATTTGTGGCAGATTTTAGGCTAGATTTCAGAAGTTTCTTGTTGAAACTAAATAGATGCGATAAGGCCAATGCCCTTCGGTTCAAGAATTTCATTGAAGATTCGCCTTCTAGTGAGTGGTTTATGTCCAACTTATTTGAATACGCAATTGCGAACTTATCGAAGTTTGATAACCCAATAGATAAGGCATGTGTTGTTTCTCTGGGCAATATCTTAAACAAGGAAATTCCTCTATCGAGTGAAATCATAGAATTTAGTGGTGAATTTATAACAGAGAAGTTTGATTTTAAGAAAAATAAAGATCCGCTATCAATTGAATCAGAGGATGGAAATGTTTGGGCTAGGTGTTTTGTTTCATTCCTTCCTTTAATAACTACGAAGGTTAAAGTGTGCACCGTAAGCGACAAGCGTATGATTGATATTAATAGGGATATACTCAATGATTACGGTTGGTTCACTAGAACGTTATTAGAGGTATTTAACAGTGAAAGTTTATATACAGGGACAAAATTAATTGCAATTTAA
- the RRP12 gene encoding mRNA-binding protein RRP12 (Syntenic homolog of Ashbya gossypii AGL014C; Syntenic homolog of Saccharomyces cerevisiae YPL012W (RRP12)): MESDKVEKVLDLDEKFSKIRSHMRSKLDNQKHIAIILSAVEENMDEQHAPSKNVVNYFISFMSLVDQSIDENTKEIKDLQLASSSIYLLDLLFPHIPKKLLRSKFGELLTKIAPCITDSAATPALIRSSIGCLESLLIAQDSQCWNNEKELSVNPITGLSGLLELSLDSRSKIRKRAQEAIANILKNPPPSPTAEHIASPLVGNFVVKSLAGIIDEISNLSNKKMKAMNGADELHAKSIHILQLISTIVSVKQWPSLLTEQLCDLLLEVSKSSNEFLVSKAFGCFEVLFQVMAESSVSSGLAEDKFLTVLDIIFSLKPSKADINIAVAWIAVVAKGITTYASYQPLKCMIKLPEIFDILSFYLSSETQEVYFSASQCMITIIRNAIRDELLLYPPSVTEEIYENVDDIISTLAEKFTSYLSIGYTHCAKESLQILVAAFKKLRYRCNPDFIKPLEIVGEWRTDEERYLDFKAESEHVIGAAIQAIGPGAVLGCLPLNLDSQCNSKPGRAWLLPLIRDHTKHSELSIFVKQLMPLIEHFESRCINLDKESVTLKLYQTIIDQLWSTLPRFCELPTDLRVSFTDEFASSLSSTMYSKVELRTVICNSLKVLAESNSLHLNGTQGDDLLLNQQVPPSETKLNIEYLSSKAPKILAVLFNIYTNTAPNARGYIIEAIEAYLNITPADELTKTFNNVCSLLKNAMDEESSAKKSRGKVNLSATLLDIVVAMTAFVPASSYPALLSIFSTTVNSSDVLTQKRAYRIIATLTKLENASNAVNSYVSDIENVILDAAKSVQTASKASRLIAIKTLIEILPSDHLQFIVKVAPEVILCCKDVNEKSREAAFGSLIAMGKKMADPNGVIKLSTISGYDPKTPDQPSSISELFKIISAGLIGESQHMVSATIGAYSCLFFEFKDAVEPSMLMEIYDTIELYMTSNSREIVKSAIGFCKVCCLSLPDEFMRPKVPALLPKLLRWSHEHTGHFKARVKHIIERLIRRFGYDFVEANFPIEDRKLLTNIRKTRNRNKRKAAEDSENANATAVSSTKSSRFSSAFDEAIYESSEDESSDDENAQTKKKHSKQYIVESKDTPLDLLDSQALAHISSTIPKKFKKQQKGRSIEDSTFSFDAEGKLVVKDSEQGLEDDPLSSITSGLNSYLEAVKNGPIKGQKGRLKYKKGKRSGNDSDDDVAEDFDLPNRSATTNSKIGKKKGMFKNKRKL, encoded by the coding sequence ATGGAATCTGATAAAGTTGAGAAAGTCTTAGATCTCGATGAGAAATTCTCCAAGATTAGGTCTCATATGAGATCAAAGTTGGATAATCAGAAGCATATTGCGATCATTTTGTCCGCTGTGGAAGAGAATATGGATGAACAACATGCTCCCAGCAAGAATGTTGTCAATTACTTTATATCATTTATGTCCTTAGTGGACCAGTCTATTGACGAAAATACTAAAGAAATAAAAGATCTGCAATTAGCATCATCGTCAATATATTTGTTGGACTTACTTTTCCCACATATCCCAAAAAAACTACTTAGATCGAAGTTTGGTGAACTATTAACTAAAATTGCCCCATGTATTACTGATAGTGCTGCTACTCCTGCATTAATTAGGTCTTCCATTGGTTGCTTAGAATCTCTACTAATAGCACAGGATTCTCAATGTTGGAACAATGAGAAGGAATTATCTGTTAATCCAATCACAGGGTTAAGTGGTTTGTTAGAATTATCTCTAGATTCTAGATCAAAGATTCGGAAGAGAGCACAGGAAGCTATCGCAAACATTTTGAAGAACCCACCTCCTTCTCCTACTGCGGAGCATATTGCCTCGCCTTTGGTGGGTAACTTCGTTGTTAAATCATTGGCTGGtattattgatgaaatatCTAATCTTTCAAATAAGAAGATGAAAGCGATGAATGGAGCCGATGAGCTGCATGCTAAAAGTATACACATATTGCAACTGATTTCTACTATTGTATCTGTGAAACAGTGGCCGTCTCTACTGACAGAACAGTTGTGTGATCTTTTGCTTGAAGTTTCGAAGTCCTCTAACGAATTCCTTGTCTCGAAAGCTTTTGGTTGCTTTGAAGTGCTATTTCAAGTTATGGCAGAATCTAGTGTCTCCTCTGGTCTTGCTGAAGATAAGTTTTTGACCGTGTTGGACATAATTTTTTCATTAAAACCATCAAAGGCTGACATAAATATTGCAGTTGCATGGATTGCAGTTGTAGCTAAGGGCATTACTACTTATGCATCTTATCAACCATTGAAATGTATGATTAAGCTACCAGAAATTTTTGACATACTCTCGTTCTACTTATCGAGTGAGACGCAGGAAGTCTATTTCAGCGCTTCGCAGTGCATGATCACAATCATCAGAAATGCGATAAGGGATGAGTTGTTACTGTATCCACCATCAGTTACTGAAGAAATTTATGAAAATGTCGATGATATTATATCTACGTTGGCAGAAAAGTTCACCAGTTACTTGTCAATAGGTTACACCCATTGTGCTAAGGAAAGCCTTCAAATTTTAGTTGCCGCCTTTAAGAAGCTAAGATACAGATGCAACCCAGATTTCATTAAACCACTCGAGATTGTCGGTGAATGGAGAACAGATGAGGAGAGGTACTTAGATTTTAAAGCTGAATCCGAGCATGTCATAGGTGCTGCAATACAGGCGATTGGTCCTGGAGCTGTATTAGGTTGTTTGCCATTGAATTTAGACAGTCAGTGTAACAGCAAACCAGGCAGAGCATGGCTGCTGCCTTTAATAAGAGACCATACAAAGCATAGTGAGTTGTCCATATTTGTAAAACAACTTATGCCATTGATTGAACACTTTGAATCCAGGTGCATTAATCTTGATAAAGAATCAGTAACACTTAAATTATACCAAACAATTATTGACCAGCTTTGGTCGACTTTGCCACGTTTCTGTGAATTACCAACAGATTTGAGAGTTTCATTTACAGATGAGTTTGCCTCCAGTTTGTCTTCTACTATGTACTCGAAAGTGGAATTGAGAACCGTTATTTGCAATTCTCTGAAAGTCTTGGCTGAAAGTAACTCGTTACACTTAAATGGTACACAGGGTGATGATCTATTACTAAACCAACAGGTCCCTCCTAGTGAAACTAAACTGAACATTGAATACTTATCCTCTAAAGCCCCAAAAATTTTGGCAGTATTGTTTAACATATACACGAATACTGCTCCAAATGCGAGGGGCTACATTATAGAGGCAATTGAAGCATACTTAAATATTACACCAGCTGACGAGTTGACAAAAACCTTTAATAATGTGTGCTCTTTGTTAAAGAATGCCATGGATGAAGAGTCCTCTGCAAAAAAGTCTCGTGGAAAGGTCAACCTTAGTGCAACATTATTGGACATCGTTGTGGCTATGACTGCCTTTGTTCCTGCGTCTTCATATCCTGCATTGCTCAGTATATTTAGCACAACAGTGAACTCATCAGACGTTTTAACTCAAAAAAGAGCTTATAGAATAATTGCCACTCTAACAAAATTGGAAAATGCCTCAAACGCTGTTAACTCTTACGTTTCTGATATTGAAAACGTTATTTTAGATGCTGCGAAATCTGTTCAAACAGCATCCAAAGCTTCTCGATTGATTGCAATTAAGACTTTAATTGAAATTCTTCCTtctgatcatcttcaatTTATTGTGAAAGTCGCACCTGAAGTCATTCTATGCTGTAAGGATGTTAACGAAAAGTCTAGAGAAGCTGCATTTGGCTCTCTTATTGCAATGGGGAAGAAAATGGCCGATCCAAACGGTGTTATTAAATTGTCAACAATTTCAGGATATGATCCAAAAACTCCTGATCAACCATCATCGATATCAGAGCTGTTCAAAATTATATCCGCTGGTCTGATCGGTGAATCTCAGCATATGGTTAGTGCGACGATTGGTGCATATTCATGCTTATTCTTTGAATTTAAGGATGCAGTTGAACCATCCATGTTAATGGAAATCTATGACACTATTGAGCTATACATGACCTCTAATTCAAGAGAAATTGTTAAGAGTGCAATTGGTTTTTGTAAGGTGTGTTGTTTGAGTTTACCGGACGAGTTTATGAGACCGAAAGTTCCTGCATTGTTACCAAAGTTGTTACGTTGGTCACATGAACATACTGGTCATTTTAAAGCAAGGGTGAAGCATATCATTGAAAGACTAATCAGAAGGTTTGGTTATGATTTTGTAGAGGCAAACTTTCCTATTGAGGATAGGAAGCTTCTGACGAACATTAGAAAAACCCGTAATAGGAACAAGAGAAAGGCAGCAGAGGATTCAGAAAACGCTAATGCTACAGCAGTTTCATCCACAAAGAGTTCTCGTTTCAGTTCCGCTTTTGATGAGGCAATTTACGAGTCGTCCGAAGACGAAAGCagtgatgatgaaaatgcGCAAACCAAGAAGAAGCACTCAAAGCAATATATTGTTGAATCTAAGGATACACCACTGGATCTCTTAGATAGTCAGGCTTTAGCGCATATATCTTCAACGATACCCAAGAAATTTAAGAAGCAACAAAAAGGCAGATCTATCGAAGACTCTACATTTAGCTTTGACGCGGAAGGTAAATTAGTGGTTAAAGATTCAGAACAAGGCTTGGAAGACGATCCATTGTCTTCTATCACTAGTGGGCTCAATTCATACCTTGAAGCAGTAAAGAATGGTCCTATAAAGGGCCAGAAGGGTAGGCTAAAGTACAAGAAAGGTAAGCGATCCGGTAACGattctgatgatgatgttgCAGAAGATTTCGATTTGCCAAATAGGTCAGCTACTACTAATAGTAAAATTGGAAAGAAGAAGGGCATGTTCAAAAACAAAAGAAAATTGTAA
- the MRPS16 gene encoding mitochondrial 37S ribosomal protein bS16m (Syntenic homolog of Ashbya gossypii AGL013W; Syntenic homolog of Saccharomyces cerevisiae YPL013C (MRPS16)), giving the protein MTKGLVRIRLARIGRKHAPLYNIVVTTAKRTNYKKPIEVIGEYLPKPVTSKLEAPQSKVYLEKQVQLDMNRAKYWISVGAQATEPVVRIFKKCGILDSNWGVQRSLKGKVIEPRVETFE; this is encoded by the coding sequence ATGACTAAGGGTTTAGTTAGAATACGTTTAGCTAGAATTGGTCGGAAACATGCCCCACTGTACAACATTGTCGTCACAACCGCCAAACGTACTAACTATAAAAAGCCAATAGAAGTGATAGGTGAATACCTTCCTAAACCAGTTACGTCGAAGTTAGAAGCTCCCCAAAGTAAAGTATATCTGGAAAAGCAAGTTCAGTTAGATATGAACAGGGCTAAATATTGGATTTCTGTGGGTGCCCAGGCTACCGAACCTGTTGTAAGGATCTTCAAAAAATGTGGTATTTTAGATAGTAACTGGGGAGTACAAAGATCACTCAAGGGCAAGGTTATTGAGCCAAGAGTGGAAACATTTGAATGA